One segment of Maridesulfovibrio bastinii DSM 16055 DNA contains the following:
- a CDS encoding sensor histidine kinase produces MTDKNIRISVPDTRERKKRQREYLIAVICLIVFGALSFVQLKYLGVNSYLFLGLFNLNFILLLVVLFVVGRNGVKLLLERRRKVLGSKLRTRMVLSFMSLSLIPTLLMFLMAMQFVQISVDYWFKNQIEESMVQSLELGRAFYASAQEGLERKGNNILKAIVESRYAWGGKSMNLFLENKLMEYDLGLLGVIKPDGNQLNWHSDDAWQQAWPDIKAKIDWKDLKTNPRYWSTIHPVPGNDMIIGILPVDEAKTGFLILGENIGQGLLYKLDRVVQGLDEYKQLKTLKYPLKMTLYLTLGVTTLLIILGSIWFGFRLSKELSAPIQALAAGSQRIARGDLSVRLEDRSDDELGFMVQSFNRMAEDLEESQKSLKTANDRLAQQNQELERRGRYMEAVMNNITAGVISLDESGRISTVNKAVEEMLGIDARFVHGKNPQSLLPDGDLTELISDARTHMETSPYSQWQRQISLMIEGRHHKFLVNVVALKSGKRAGGGLVAVFEDITELEKMQRVAAWREVARRIAHEIKNPLTPIKLSAQRLQRKFGSDIEDQVFRESTDLIILQVEHMQEMVQEFSAYAKLPEVQPKPDKLQPLLEEVVSLYRNSHSNISWKLVFENEIPVFEFDREALRRVLINLLTNASEAFGDQENPEVVISAMHDQTLGWLRMEIKDNGPGLTPDERSRMFEPYFSSKKSGTGLGLTIVKSIVTDHRGFVRVKPADTGGTVFVVELPV; encoded by the coding sequence TCTGTCTTATCGTTTTCGGGGCTCTGAGCTTTGTGCAGCTCAAATACCTTGGGGTGAACTCTTACCTTTTTTTAGGACTGTTCAACCTTAATTTTATTCTGCTTCTGGTTGTACTCTTTGTTGTCGGCAGAAACGGGGTAAAACTACTTCTTGAAAGAAGACGCAAGGTTCTGGGATCAAAACTCAGAACCAGAATGGTCCTTTCTTTCATGTCACTTTCACTGATACCGACACTACTCATGTTCCTGATGGCAATGCAATTTGTTCAGATATCAGTGGATTACTGGTTTAAAAACCAGATAGAAGAATCAATGGTCCAGTCCCTTGAATTGGGAAGAGCCTTCTACGCCTCCGCTCAGGAAGGCCTTGAGCGCAAAGGCAACAATATTCTGAAAGCTATTGTCGAAAGCCGCTATGCATGGGGCGGCAAAAGTATGAATTTATTCCTTGAGAACAAACTCATGGAATATGATCTGGGGCTGCTGGGAGTCATCAAACCAGACGGAAACCAGCTGAACTGGCATTCCGATGATGCATGGCAGCAGGCCTGGCCGGACATCAAAGCTAAAATAGACTGGAAAGATTTAAAAACTAATCCCCGCTACTGGTCCACGATTCATCCGGTACCCGGAAACGATATGATCATAGGCATCCTGCCTGTTGATGAAGCCAAAACAGGTTTTCTTATTTTAGGTGAGAACATCGGTCAGGGGCTGCTTTACAAGCTTGACCGGGTTGTGCAGGGGCTTGATGAATACAAGCAGTTAAAGACACTTAAATATCCGCTGAAAATGACCCTGTATCTCACTCTTGGAGTTACAACCCTGCTCATTATTCTGGGGTCCATCTGGTTCGGATTCAGACTTTCAAAAGAACTTTCCGCCCCGATTCAGGCCCTTGCGGCCGGGTCACAGCGTATTGCAAGAGGTGACCTCAGTGTCCGGCTGGAGGACAGATCCGACGACGAACTGGGATTCATGGTTCAGTCATTCAACCGTATGGCTGAAGATCTTGAAGAAAGCCAGAAAAGCCTCAAAACCGCAAATGACAGGCTGGCCCAGCAGAATCAGGAACTGGAACGCAGAGGCCGGTATATGGAAGCGGTTATGAACAATATCACCGCAGGGGTAATCTCCCTTGATGAATCGGGACGCATAAGCACTGTGAATAAAGCTGTGGAAGAAATGCTCGGGATTGATGCCCGCTTTGTCCACGGTAAAAATCCGCAGAGCCTGCTTCCTGACGGTGACCTGACCGAACTTATTTCCGATGCCCGCACACACATGGAGACAAGTCCATATTCACAGTGGCAACGGCAGATTTCACTGATGATAGAGGGTCGCCATCATAAATTTCTGGTAAACGTTGTAGCCCTGAAATCAGGAAAAAGAGCCGGCGGCGGTCTTGTTGCCGTTTTTGAAGATATTACCGAGCTTGAAAAAATGCAGCGTGTTGCCGCATGGCGTGAAGTTGCAAGGCGCATAGCCCACGAAATAAAAAATCCGCTGACTCCTATAAAGCTCTCTGCCCAGCGACTGCAAAGAAAATTCGGATCTGATATTGAGGATCAGGTTTTCCGGGAGAGTACTGACCTTATAATCCTGCAGGTGGAACACATGCAGGAAATGGTTCAGGAATTTTCAGCCTACGCCAAGCTCCCGGAAGTACAGCCTAAACCGGACAAACTTCAGCCGCTTCTGGAAGAAGTTGTCAGTCTTTACAGAAACAGCCATAGCAACATCAGCTGGAAACTGGTATTTGAAAATGAAATTCCTGTTTTTGAGTTTGACAGGGAAGCTCTGCGCAGAGTTCTGATCAACCTGCTTACAAACGCCTCCGAAGCTTTCGGTGATCAGGAAAATCCCGAGGTTGTAATTTCAGCCATGCACGATCAGACCCTTGGATGGCTCAGGATGGAGATTAAAGACAATGGTCCGGGCCTTACACCTGATGAGCGTTCAAGAATGTTTGAACCTTATTTTTCGAGCAAAAAAAGCGGCACGGGACTCGGCCTGACAATAGTAAAATCAATTGTTACCGATCACCGAGGCTTTGTTCGTGTCAAACCGGCTGATACCGGAGGAACTGTTTTTGTGGTCGAACTTCCTGTATAG
- a CDS encoding HD domain-containing phosphohydrolase: MIASNIFKSEENKRNNILIVEDEAIVSLDIKGRLSVLGYTVLDIVKTGELAVERTLELEPDLVLMDIMLDGEMDGIDAATEILKKADIPIIYLTAYADEKTLERAKVTEPFGYIIKPFEDRELNLAIEMALYKHHAESTLNENRRWLKTAFNSIGDTIITLGKDGRIRSVNKAAEQLFQFEITDLCGEEFSSSIKFADNEGNPVDVLQLFEQQGTESTIFNRLQLVSIKGDNIPVSLNIASINDKNKKKGTVIVLHDMSAIIQGEAALQKSLDQLRLAFDETVTSLSLMSEKRDPYTSGHQQRVAKIACAIAKRMNLPEKTIQGISVAGVLHDVGKIYIPAEILSKPTRLTGIELSLVKTHPEVGYDILKGIPFPWPVADIVLQHHERLDGSGYPKGLSAAEILPEARIISVADVVEAMSSHRPYRAALGLDKALGEIIRGRGTIYDAEIVDVCIKLFEEDGFTIE, translated from the coding sequence ATGATCGCCTCAAATATTTTTAAATCAGAAGAAAACAAAAGAAACAACATTCTTATTGTTGAAGACGAGGCAATAGTATCCCTTGATATTAAAGGACGGCTCAGCGTTCTCGGGTATACGGTTCTTGATATTGTCAAAACTGGAGAGCTGGCGGTTGAGCGGACTCTTGAACTGGAGCCGGACCTTGTCCTGATGGACATAATGCTTGATGGAGAAATGGACGGAATAGATGCTGCCACTGAAATTCTGAAAAAAGCAGATATTCCGATTATATATCTTACCGCATACGCTGATGAAAAGACCCTTGAACGGGCAAAGGTCACCGAACCATTCGGATATATAATAAAACCGTTTGAAGACCGGGAGCTGAACCTTGCCATTGAAATGGCACTTTACAAACATCACGCGGAATCAACTCTAAATGAAAACCGCCGCTGGCTTAAAACAGCCTTTAACAGTATCGGTGACACCATCATAACACTCGGCAAAGATGGAAGAATCCGCTCGGTGAACAAAGCGGCTGAACAGCTTTTCCAATTTGAGATAACCGATCTTTGTGGTGAAGAATTTTCTTCTTCCATCAAATTTGCAGATAATGAAGGCAACCCGGTTGATGTCCTACAACTTTTTGAACAGCAGGGAACCGAAAGTACTATTTTCAACAGACTGCAACTTGTTTCAATAAAAGGCGACAATATTCCGGTATCCTTGAACATCGCCTCGATCAACGATAAGAATAAGAAAAAAGGTACTGTAATAGTCCTGCATGATATGTCAGCCATTATTCAGGGAGAGGCCGCTTTGCAGAAAAGCCTCGACCAGCTGCGTCTGGCTTTTGATGAGACGGTGACCTCGCTATCACTGATGTCTGAGAAAAGGGACCCCTATACCTCCGGCCATCAGCAGCGGGTTGCAAAAATAGCCTGTGCCATAGCAAAACGGATGAATCTGCCGGAAAAGACCATTCAGGGGATAAGCGTTGCCGGGGTTCTGCATGATGTTGGAAAAATTTATATTCCTGCGGAAATACTTTCCAAACCGACACGCCTGACCGGCATAGAACTGTCTCTGGTTAAAACCCACCCTGAGGTCGGGTATGATATTTTAAAAGGCATACCCTTTCCATGGCCGGTTGCCGACATTGTCCTCCAGCATCATGAAAGACTTGATGGAAGCGGATATCCCAAGGGACTTTCAGCAGCAGAAATTCTGCCTGAAGCCAGAATAATTTCAGTTGCGGATGTGGTGGAGGCTATGAGTTCCCACCGCCCGTACAGGGCCGCACTCGGGCTGGATAAAGCTCTCGGTGAGATCATAAGAGGACGCGGAACTATTTATGATGCAGAAATTGTTGATGTCTGCATAAAACTATTTGAAGAAGACGGGTTCACAATTGAGTAA
- a CDS encoding sigma-54-dependent transcriptional regulator, translated as MSNSSKKRSGKILIVDDEDGIRYSLKGILEDEEFYVTEAETGEKAIESLEEDQPDLVFLDIWLPGMDGLNVLEYIKKEWEWLPVVMISGHGNIETAVSAIKKGAFDFIEKPLSLEKVVITANKALEFSRLQTENEALKTRIETEQPARLTGVSESISSMRETIKQVAPTDAWVLITGENGTGKEIVARSIHAFSKRNDKPLVAVNCAAIPEELIESELFGHEKGSFTGAEKAQIGKFELADRGTLFLDEIGDMSLKTQAKILRILQEQRFERVGGRKTVNVDVRVIAATNKNLLQEISEGSFREDLYYRLKVFPLEVPPLRERAGDIPLLINEFIERLVRRHGFKQLEFSPETIKIMQNYQWPGNVRELKNFVERMLIMYGGKVVGPDKLPPEILQTPAVAEDKDDSSSTLFLPEGEIDFKQARTEFEARFLEAKLKEFDGSVSKLAEAVGLERSSLYRKLKTYGIQID; from the coding sequence TTGAGTAACAGCAGTAAAAAAAGATCCGGCAAAATTCTGATTGTCGATGATGAAGACGGCATCAGATATTCTCTCAAAGGTATTCTTGAAGACGAAGAATTTTATGTTACGGAAGCTGAAACCGGGGAGAAAGCTATTGAAAGTCTGGAGGAAGACCAGCCGGACCTTGTTTTTCTCGATATCTGGCTGCCGGGAATGGATGGCCTGAACGTTCTTGAATATATAAAGAAAGAATGGGAATGGCTCCCTGTTGTCATGATCTCAGGACACGGCAATATTGAAACCGCTGTTTCAGCCATAAAAAAAGGTGCTTTTGATTTTATTGAAAAACCGCTTTCTCTGGAAAAAGTTGTCATTACCGCCAACAAAGCTCTCGAATTTTCACGCCTGCAAACTGAAAACGAAGCCCTGAAAACCAGAATAGAGACTGAGCAGCCCGCAAGACTGACTGGTGTATCGGAATCTATTTCATCAATGCGGGAAACAATTAAACAGGTTGCGCCGACCGACGCATGGGTTCTGATTACCGGTGAAAATGGAACGGGAAAAGAAATTGTCGCCCGCTCCATCCATGCTTTCAGCAAGCGTAATGATAAACCGCTTGTTGCAGTCAACTGTGCGGCCATACCTGAAGAACTGATCGAATCGGAACTGTTCGGCCACGAAAAAGGCTCCTTCACCGGTGCGGAAAAAGCACAGATCGGTAAATTTGAACTTGCCGACAGGGGTACTCTGTTTCTTGATGAAATAGGTGATATGAGCCTGAAAACACAGGCTAAAATACTTAGAATACTTCAGGAGCAGCGCTTTGAAAGGGTCGGCGGAAGAAAAACCGTCAACGTTGATGTCCGGGTTATTGCCGCGACCAATAAAAACCTTTTGCAGGAAATAAGTGAAGGCTCTTTCCGTGAAGACCTGTATTACAGACTCAAGGTCTTTCCGCTGGAAGTTCCGCCGCTGCGTGAACGTGCCGGTGATATTCCTTTACTGATCAATGAATTTATTGAACGCCTTGTACGCCGTCATGGATTCAAACAGCTTGAATTCTCGCCTGAAACCATAAAAATAATGCAGAATTATCAATGGCCGGGAAATGTACGCGAGCTAAAAAATTTCGTGGAAAGAATGCTCATTATGTACGGGGGGAAGGTCGTCGGACCGGACAAACTTCCGCCTGAAATATTACAGACTCCAGCAGTTGCGGAAGATAAGGACGACAGCTCTTCAACACTATTTCTGCCGGAGGGAGAGATAGATTTCAAACAGGCCAGAACAGAATTTGAGGCACGTTTTCTTGAAGCAAAATTAAAAGAATTTGATGGAAGCGTCTCAAAACTGGCAGAAGCAGTCGGTCTGGAAAGGAGTTCCCTTTACCGTAAGCTAAAAACCTACGGTATTCAGATAGATTAG
- the acs gene encoding acetate--CoA ligase → MEHPDTLDNLLHEERVFRPLPQMIIEAGINPHDLNAAKEFAASNPEGYWEEAADELGWFKKWDKVLDETDAPFYRWYTGARCNIVYNALDRHIETVNKNRLALIWEGEPGDQKQFTYYDLYRAVNRFSNALRSLGVGKGDHVVLYMPQLPETVVSMLACARIGAVHSLVFSGFSARLLRERIKEIQPKVVITADGFYRNGQVVRLKEEVDRALIDNPADSLESVVVVHRANVEVVMDSSRDYWYADLVRHEKTQAAAEIMDANDPLFLLYTSGTTGKSKGIVHNHGGYMVGVHRTFNMVFDLKPTDIFWCSADPGWITGHSYMVYGPLLAGTTTVMYEGHALYPQADRLWHIISKYGVTIFYTSPTQIRTLMRFGPKYPNQHDLSSLRILGAVGEPFNPEAWIWLHKNIGRGQCPVLDTWWQTEAGMIMISPTPVSVLKPGSVTKPLPGIEADVVDSCGEPVPAGKGGLLVIRRPWPGMMSSVYKDNELIRKHYWGRIPGMFYAGDVARKDEDGYFWIQGRADDVLNISGHRIGTAELESALTGHPDVAEAVVIGVPDKIKGQVAKAFVTLNHGVSPSDDLSRALKEHIQRELGPVVIVKSIEFKDELPKTSSGKIERSSLC, encoded by the coding sequence ATGGAGCATCCTGATACTCTTGATAATCTTCTGCATGAGGAAAGGGTTTTCAGACCTTTGCCGCAGATGATCATTGAAGCCGGTATCAACCCTCATGACCTGAATGCAGCAAAAGAGTTCGCCGCTTCAAATCCTGAAGGATACTGGGAGGAGGCCGCTGATGAACTGGGCTGGTTCAAGAAATGGGACAAGGTGCTTGATGAGACCGATGCTCCGTTTTACCGCTGGTACACAGGGGCCAGATGCAACATTGTCTACAATGCTTTGGACAGGCACATTGAAACTGTAAACAAGAACAGGCTGGCACTGATATGGGAAGGTGAACCCGGAGATCAGAAGCAGTTTACATACTATGATCTTTACCGGGCGGTTAACCGCTTTTCCAATGCTCTGCGTTCTCTTGGGGTCGGTAAAGGGGACCATGTTGTCCTTTATATGCCCCAGCTCCCGGAGACAGTGGTTTCTATGCTGGCCTGTGCCAGAATCGGTGCGGTACATTCACTTGTTTTTTCCGGTTTCTCGGCCCGACTGTTGCGCGAACGGATAAAAGAAATTCAGCCGAAAGTTGTGATTACCGCAGACGGTTTTTACCGCAACGGTCAGGTCGTTCGTTTGAAAGAGGAAGTCGACAGAGCCCTGATAGATAATCCTGCTGACAGTCTTGAATCCGTGGTGGTTGTACACAGGGCAAATGTTGAAGTGGTCATGGATTCATCCCGTGATTACTGGTACGCCGATCTGGTACGCCATGAAAAAACACAGGCCGCGGCTGAAATTATGGATGCCAACGATCCTCTGTTTCTGCTTTATACTTCCGGTACAACCGGTAAGTCCAAAGGTATTGTCCATAATCACGGCGGTTATATGGTCGGGGTTCATAGAACCTTCAATATGGTTTTTGATCTCAAGCCGACCGACATCTTCTGGTGCTCAGCTGATCCGGGATGGATAACCGGGCATAGCTACATGGTTTACGGGCCGTTGCTGGCGGGAACAACAACGGTAATGTATGAAGGCCATGCCCTGTATCCTCAGGCTGACCGGCTATGGCACATTATTTCAAAATATGGTGTCACTATTTTTTATACTTCTCCGACGCAGATAAGAACATTGATGCGTTTCGGTCCCAAGTATCCGAACCAGCACGACCTTTCTTCTCTGCGCATACTTGGAGCTGTAGGAGAGCCTTTTAACCCTGAGGCCTGGATATGGCTGCATAAAAATATAGGTCGTGGACAGTGTCCGGTTCTTGATACCTGGTGGCAGACTGAAGCCGGTATGATCATGATAAGTCCTACACCTGTTTCGGTTTTAAAGCCCGGCTCTGTGACCAAACCGCTGCCGGGTATAGAAGCGGATGTTGTGGACAGCTGCGGAGAACCTGTTCCGGCCGGAAAGGGTGGCCTGCTTGTTATTCGCAGACCGTGGCCGGGAATGATGTCCTCAGTTTACAAGGATAATGAGCTGATCAGAAAACACTATTGGGGACGTATTCCGGGTATGTTTTACGCCGGTGATGTCGCCCGTAAGGATGAGGATGGATATTTCTGGATTCAGGGGCGTGCCGATGATGTCTTGAACATTTCAGGCCACCGGATAGGAACTGCTGAACTTGAAAGCGCCCTTACAGGACATCCTGATGTTGCCGAAGCTGTGGTTATAGGCGTGCCGGATAAAATTAAAGGGCAGGTCGCCAAGGCGTTTGTAACGCTCAATCATGGAGTGAGCCCTTCCGATGATCTAAGCCGTGCGCTCAAAGAGCATATCCAGCGTGAACTTGGCCCTGTTGTTATTGTTAAAAGCATAGAATTCAAGGATGAGCTGCCGAAAACTTCAAGCGGAAAGATAGAAAGAAGCTCACTCTGCTGA
- a CDS encoding LytR/AlgR family response regulator transcription factor produces the protein MPSLKTLILHPDAEVRTELRRQLERLDEVRVLGEAVSAEEGLDLHKAVGYGIIFLGLDFPGKMSGTELAKTLGGMRNKPGLVFLAEDESLAYQAFELGAVDYLIWPVDRKRLLKTAQRISHFKSHYREVPEPEDWKDSGSGVETGEETLQLSLEEDEQDRFLSALKSAWDFSRTRQPEIEKLPVNQDGKMILIPYTQIIFVEAYEDYSYVHTANQKFITSHRLKNLEERLTPFRFFRVHRKYLVNLEMVTEIASLPGSNFMLRTAGRTRIELPIGRRRIAKLKQILGM, from the coding sequence ATGCCAAGTCTGAAAACACTGATTCTTCACCCGGACGCGGAGGTCCGCACAGAACTGCGCAGGCAACTGGAGCGGCTTGATGAAGTGCGTGTGCTGGGGGAAGCCGTCAGTGCGGAAGAAGGGCTTGATCTGCATAAGGCTGTCGGCTACGGAATCATTTTTCTGGGCTTGGATTTTCCGGGCAAAATGAGCGGAACAGAGCTTGCCAAAACTCTCGGCGGCATGCGCAACAAGCCGGGTCTTGTTTTTCTGGCTGAAGATGAAAGTCTGGCTTATCAAGCCTTTGAGCTGGGAGCTGTTGATTATCTTATCTGGCCTGTGGATAGAAAAAGGCTGCTTAAAACAGCACAACGCATATCACATTTCAAGAGCCATTATCGTGAAGTTCCTGAGCCTGAGGACTGGAAAGATTCCGGCTCCGGGGTGGAAACAGGTGAGGAAACCCTACAGCTTTCTCTGGAAGAAGATGAACAGGACCGTTTTTTATCAGCTTTAAAAAGTGCCTGGGATTTTTCAAGAACGAGGCAGCCGGAAATCGAAAAGCTTCCAGTGAATCAGGATGGTAAAATGATTCTGATTCCTTATACCCAGATTATCTTTGTGGAAGCATACGAAGATTATTCTTATGTTCACACTGCCAACCAGAAGTTTATAACCTCGCACAGGCTTAAAAATCTTGAAGAGAGATTAACCCCGTTCCGTTTTTTTCGTGTTCACAGAAAATATCTGGTCAATCTTGAAATGGTCACTGAGATTGCTTCGCTTCCGGGAAGTAATTTTATGTTGCGTACAGCCGGGCGTACACGCATTGAACTGCCTATCGGCAGAAGACGTATAGCTAAACTGAAACAGATTCTGGGGATGTAG
- a CDS encoding response regulator, with protein MHSIMVLDDDVQVREGLVYFFEDEGFSMVEAGSGEEALEKLKECSVDLVIVDLRLPGMNGTAFIGKAHEKWPEVKFIMYTGSLEFNIPDELLSLGCVSSRLFHKPLVEPELMIEEISRTM; from the coding sequence ATGCATAGTATAATGGTGCTGGATGATGATGTTCAAGTCCGGGAGGGGCTTGTTTATTTTTTTGAGGATGAGGGTTTTTCCATGGTTGAAGCCGGAAGCGGTGAAGAAGCTCTGGAAAAACTCAAGGAATGTTCGGTTGATCTCGTTATCGTTGATCTCAGACTGCCCGGTATGAATGGTACAGCTTTTATCGGCAAGGCACATGAAAAATGGCCTGAGGTAAAGTTTATCATGTACACAGGGTCGCTTGAATTCAATATTCCTGACGAACTTTTGTCTCTGGGCTGTGTTTCATCCCGACTTTTTCATAAACCGCTTGTCGAACCGGAACTGATGATTGAAGAAATTTCTCGTACTATGTGA
- a CDS encoding ABC transporter substrate binding protein gives MGSIKKESFIFKNKIYFTGLISLVVAILISSILLPESASAAKKQYEILLINSYHSSLKWSASINKSIKSEMDKLDFPVIIHDEFMDTKYKNSPEYLNLLEELYATKYSENKPDVIIVSDNNALEFLIARRAKLFPGIPVVFLGINAFKKEMLHGEKDITGVVEAISIRSTIEAALRLYPYANRVVAYASDMPTARHNSRIFLEKQDVFTGRARLELKTGMNVEQVVDDISSLPHDSVVLILSFLKGDKGILLPLEKTIEIVSSESELPVFSFWDFLLGHGIVGGELVSGADQGKIAGEMAARILGGEKASDIPINYESPNKYMFDFKQLNKIGFNPAGLPLNSIIVNQKKTFYSQHKAKVWFAVGLFIFMGLVILVLWRSAIARKRIEQALRRSKDMYDLVTMGTNDGIWDWDRKSGEVFFSSRWKEILGFSDEEIPNNIEEWKSRIHPDDYDRVIRVNDLFFTHKTDRIMVEYRMKAKDGSWKWVMGRGSCLRDEQGKPYRIAGAHTDITERKKAEEELRRLRNYLENIINSMPSILVGVDSNGVVNQWNFKAEEMTGISSKEACRMNLVEAFPGIADDYARIMASIEKGTTLVDPPRVLNLKDESRYREITVFPIDCDNGRGAVIRIDDVTQRVRLEQMMVQTEKMMSLGGLAAGMAHEINNPLAGILGNLHNLRRRLYSDLRLNDVAASEIGVSLEDMRRYLDKRDIPNLLDGIADSAGRAATIVRNMLSFSRISERLFEYYNIEQLLEETLELASSDYDLERRYDFKKIKIVKEYASGVPAVYCDGTEIRQVFLNLIKNAAEATAEKHYIKEEPCIILRTEIDSDMVLVKIEDNGPGLGDEEQKRVFEPFYTSKPVGSGTGLGLSVSYFIITDQHKGRMQVESVKGEWTRFTISLPAG, from the coding sequence ATGGGTTCAATCAAAAAAGAAAGTTTTATTTTCAAGAATAAAATATATTTTACCGGGCTAATATCTCTGGTTGTAGCAATATTAATTTCATCCATATTGCTCCCTGAGTCGGCTTCGGCCGCTAAAAAGCAGTATGAAATATTGCTGATCAATTCATACCACTCGTCTCTCAAGTGGAGCGCCAGTATTAATAAAAGTATAAAGTCAGAGATGGATAAGCTGGATTTTCCGGTAATCATCCATGATGAATTCATGGATACCAAGTATAAGAACAGCCCGGAGTATCTAAATCTACTGGAAGAATTATATGCGACCAAATATTCGGAAAACAAACCCGATGTAATCATAGTTTCAGATAACAACGCCCTGGAATTTCTTATTGCCAGAAGGGCAAAACTTTTTCCGGGCATTCCGGTTGTTTTTCTAGGCATCAATGCTTTCAAGAAGGAAATGCTGCACGGGGAAAAGGATATAACCGGTGTAGTTGAAGCCATAAGCATAAGGTCAACTATAGAAGCGGCTTTAAGACTTTATCCTTATGCAAACAGGGTCGTTGCTTATGCTTCGGATATGCCTACGGCAAGGCACAACAGCCGCATCTTTTTAGAGAAGCAGGATGTTTTTACGGGTAGAGCACGTTTGGAATTAAAAACCGGTATGAATGTTGAGCAGGTTGTGGATGATATTTCAAGTCTTCCACATGATTCGGTTGTGCTGATATTGTCCTTTTTAAAAGGGGATAAAGGGATTCTGCTGCCGCTTGAAAAGACAATTGAAATTGTAAGCTCTGAAAGTGAACTGCCTGTTTTCAGTTTCTGGGATTTTCTGCTGGGACACGGGATTGTCGGCGGGGAGCTTGTAAGCGGTGCGGATCAGGGAAAAATTGCCGGTGAAATGGCGGCCCGAATTCTTGGCGGTGAAAAAGCTTCGGATATTCCGATAAATTATGAAAGTCCCAATAAATATATGTTTGATTTCAAACAGCTGAATAAGATTGGCTTCAATCCGGCCGGGCTTCCCCTAAACAGCATAATTGTTAATCAGAAAAAGACATTTTATTCCCAGCACAAGGCTAAAGTCTGGTTTGCCGTAGGACTTTTTATTTTTATGGGGCTGGTTATTCTGGTCCTGTGGCGTTCGGCCATAGCCAGAAAAAGGATAGAGCAGGCCTTAAGGCGCAGTAAGGATATGTATGACCTTGTTACCATGGGGACCAATGACGGAATCTGGGATTGGGACAGAAAATCCGGTGAAGTATTTTTTTCCAGCCGCTGGAAGGAAATATTAGGATTCAGTGATGAGGAAATTCCAAATAATATAGAGGAATGGAAAAGCAGAATTCACCCGGATGATTATGATCGTGTGATCAGGGTGAATGATTTATTTTTTACCCACAAGACTGACAGAATCATGGTTGAATACAGAATGAAGGCGAAAGACGGCAGTTGGAAATGGGTAATGGGGCGTGGAAGCTGTTTGAGGGATGAGCAGGGGAAACCCTATCGTATTGCCGGAGCGCATACTGACATAACCGAGCGTAAAAAAGCCGAAGAGGAGTTGCGCCGCCTGCGTAACTATCTTGAAAATATTATAAATTCCATGCCTTCCATCCTTGTGGGTGTAGACAGCAACGGAGTTGTAAACCAGTGGAATTTTAAAGCTGAAGAAATGACGGGGATTTCTTCCAAAGAAGCCTGCCGCATGAATCTTGTGGAAGCTTTTCCCGGTATTGCCGATGATTATGCAAGGATAATGGCTTCCATTGAGAAAGGGACGACCCTTGTTGATCCTCCAAGGGTCCTGAATTTAAAGGATGAATCCAGATATCGTGAGATAACCGTTTTTCCCATTGATTGTGATAACGGCAGAGGGGCTGTTATCCGCATAGATGATGTTACTCAGAGAGTCCGGCTTGAGCAGATGATGGTCCAGACCGAAAAAATGATGTCTCTCGGCGGGCTGGCAGCTGGAATGGCCCATGAAATAAATAATCCTCTTGCGGGTATTCTCGGTAATCTGCATAACCTCAGACGGCGTCTCTACTCAGATTTAAGGCTTAATGATGTTGCAGCATCAGAGATAGGCGTATCTCTCGAGGATATGCGGAGATATCTTGATAAAAGGGATATCCCGAATCTTCTGGACGGGATAGCTGATTCAGCTGGACGGGCGGCCACGATTGTTCGCAATATGCTTAGTTTCAGCCGTATATCAGAACGCCTTTTTGAATATTACAACATTGAGCAGCTGCTGGAAGAGACTCTTGAGCTTGCTTCCAGTGATTATGATCTTGAACGCAGGTATGATTTTAAGAAAATAAAAATTGTAAAAGAGTATGCCAGCGGGGTTCCTGCTGTTTATTGCGATGGCACAGAGATAAGGCAGGTCTTTTTAAACCTGATTAAAAATGCCGCCGAGGCAACTGCCGAAAAGCATTACATTAAGGAAGAACCCTGTATTATTTTACGAACCGAGATCGATTCGGATATGGTTCTGGTAAAGATAGAAGATAACGGACCGGGACTTGGCGACGAGGAGCAGAAAAGGGTTTTTGAACCGTTTTATACCAGTAAGCCTGTGGGGTCCGGGACAGGTCTTGGTTTGTCAGTTTCTTATTTTATAATAACGGATCAGCATAAAGGGAGAATGCAGGTTGAATCTGTGAAAGGTGAATGGACAAGGTTCACAATAAGTCTGCCTGCCGGTTAG